The following proteins are co-located in the Rippkaea orientalis PCC 8801 genome:
- a CDS encoding IS630 family transposase (programmed frameshift) — MQPLSIDLRQRIISASERDTISIRQLAKRFDVAKSCVQKLIKQNKETGDIKPKRQGGNSPPKVQGEDLVTLIELIENNNDATLEELCELLEEQTGITVSRATMGRISQNLDYTVKKKTLQAAEKDSEEVQLKRVEFWKKIRDIKVEDLIFIDESGVNLAMVRLYARALKGKRARGVKPLHRGQSISIISALSLEKVLASSNIYGSVDGLTFEAFIVKQLVPQLWENACVVMDNARIHLGKMVKEAIEEAGAKVIYLSPYSPEFSPIENFWSKVKAILRKLKARTYKDLIDAIFEAMLAVRVNAS; from the exons ATGCAACCCTTATCCATAGATTTGAGACAAAGAATTATCAGTGCATCTGAACGAGATACTATCTCAATCAGGCAACTAGCAAAACGTTTTGATGTAGCTAAAAGCTGTGTTCAAAAACTGATAAAACAGAACAAGGAAACAGGAGATATCAAACCAAAACGTCAAGGAGGAAATTCACCCCCAAAAGTACAAGGAGAAGACTTAGTAACTTTGATAGAACTCATTGAAAATAATAATGACGCGACTCTTGAAGAATTATGTGAATTACTTGAAGAGCAAACGGGGATTACAGTTAGTCGAGCAACGATGGGCAGAATTAGTCAAAATTTAGATTATACAGTGAAAAAAAAAACTCTCCAGGCTGCGGAAAAAGATTCGGAAGAAGTCCAGTTAAAAAGAGTAGAATTTTGGAAAAAGATTCGAGATATTAAGGTTGAGGACTTGATCTTTATTGATGAATCAGGTGTAAATTTAGCTATGGTCAGACTCTATGCTAGAGCTTTAAAAGGAAAAAGAGCCAGAGGAGTTAAACCACTT CATCGAGGTCAAAGTATCTCGATAATAAGCGCACTATCCCTTGAAAAAGTATTAGCTTCTAGTAATATTTATGGCTCAGTAGATGGTCTAACATTTGAAGCTTTTATTGTTAAACAATTAGTTCCTCAACTTTGGGAAAATGCCTGTGTTGTTATGGATAATGCTCGTATTCATCTGGGAAAGATGGTCAAAGAAGCTATTGAAGAGGCTGGCGCCAAAGTAATTTATTTATCTCCTTATTCTCCTGAATTTTCCCCCATTGAAAATTTTTGGTCAAAGGTCAAAGCTATCTTAAGAAAACTTAAAGCAAGAACTTATAAAGATTTAATTGATGCGATTTTTGAAGCTATGTTGGCTGTCAGGGTAAACGCATCTTAA
- a CDS encoding IS630 family transposase codes for MKVKELQEKYPEKKVELWTEDEHRIGLKPIYRRIWVPWWDVPTASIKWQYKWVWLYGFVNPESGETYWWLMPFVNQEIFSQVLEDFARYFGIGDKKQVLLVLDGARWHTSKSLKIPEGIDLEFLPSYSPELEPAERLWPLTNEPIVNRSFETIEELEEVLIPRLKVLMEQPEFVSGLTCFHWWPTTDTCIN; via the coding sequence ATAAAGGTAAAAGAATTACAGGAAAAATATCCAGAGAAAAAAGTGGAATTATGGACAGAAGATGAACATAGAATTGGACTGAAGCCTATCTATAGAAGGATCTGGGTTCCGTGGTGGGATGTTCCAACGGCCAGTATAAAATGGCAATATAAATGGGTCTGGCTTTACGGTTTTGTTAATCCTGAATCTGGTGAAACCTATTGGTGGTTAATGCCTTTTGTGAATCAGGAAATATTCAGCCAAGTTTTAGAGGACTTTGCTAGGTATTTTGGGATTGGGGACAAGAAGCAAGTTCTGTTAGTGTTAGATGGAGCTAGATGGCATACCAGTAAATCTTTAAAAATCCCCGAAGGAATAGACTTAGAATTTTTACCCTCTTATTCTCCTGAATTGGAACCAGCCGAAAGATTGTGGCCACTGACAAATGAGCCAATTGTTAATCGTTCTTTTGAAACAATAGAAGAATTAGAAGAGGTCTTGATTCCTCGCCTTAAGGTATTAATGGAACAGCCAGAATTTGTGAGTGGATTAACTTGTTTTCATTGGTGGCCGACAACTGATACTTGCATTAACTGA
- a CDS encoding Mu transposase C-terminal domain-containing protein produces the protein MSNEIFVNDIIQWKSDNDADSLIERVVWIDEGYTIAFVFDINADKGFPRSCSVKDIKEALKHKEAFKLELDPWGRMIQEESLSEKDKLLRDNAWEIISSLVIQEPDIYYRDIRGKLVQQVIDEYNQDLQENKLIPLTVYKYLRRFWQRGKNKNALLPDYNNSGGKGKRRQAGDKKRGRPRKYKNHPEIGEGINITEQDRQIFRIAINKFYRTKTQNSLMTAYKLMIKDYYAEEYQFDEKNVKTSILIPPEKRPTFTQFRYWYETENSNLEKTITTRKGSKRYALENRALLGTSKQETIGPGSRYQIDATVADIYLLSKYQRNWIIGRPVVYVVIDVFSRMIVGVYVGLEGPSWLGAMMALVNAATNKVSFCREFKINITEEEWPCYHIPECLLGDRGELVGMTVETIIPNLFIRVENAASYRADWKGLVERHFRVIHERVKPFLPGFIDTDFRQRGAKDYRLDSRLDIDQFTEIIIEIILYHNSHELKSYNRDEQMIADDIVPIPIELWKWGIKNRSGKLRTINEDIIKLNLMPTEKARITERGIRFKSMYYSCEKAINEMWFEKARSKLLSKEEKSLKIAYDPRQMDFIYLPSPDGRDFEKCYLIDPDERYAHKTIYDVEYLLAYEKLQQQKREGKQLQNEVDLMAKIESVASRAKQETEKYQYKSESNLQKTSGIREHRAAEKNSVGK, from the coding sequence ATGAGTAATGAAATTTTTGTTAACGATATTATCCAATGGAAATCTGATAATGACGCTGATTCACTCATTGAACGAGTTGTCTGGATTGATGAAGGTTATACAATAGCGTTTGTATTTGATATTAATGCTGATAAAGGATTTCCTCGCAGTTGCTCAGTTAAAGATATCAAAGAAGCTTTGAAACACAAGGAAGCATTCAAATTAGAATTAGATCCATGGGGAAGAATGATACAGGAAGAGAGTTTATCTGAGAAAGATAAACTACTAAGAGATAATGCCTGGGAAATTATTTCATCATTAGTAATTCAAGAACCTGATATATACTATCGGGATATCAGAGGAAAGCTTGTTCAACAAGTTATTGATGAATATAATCAAGATCTTCAAGAGAATAAGTTGATTCCGTTAACCGTTTATAAGTATTTACGAAGATTTTGGCAACGAGGTAAAAATAAGAACGCTTTATTACCTGATTATAATAATTCAGGGGGTAAGGGAAAGCGAAGACAAGCTGGTGATAAAAAAAGAGGAAGACCAAGAAAATATAAAAACCATCCTGAAATTGGTGAAGGAATTAATATTACTGAACAAGATAGACAGATTTTCAGAATTGCTATTAATAAATTCTATCGAACTAAAACTCAAAACTCTCTAATGACAGCGTATAAATTAATGATTAAAGATTATTATGCTGAAGAATACCAATTTGATGAGAAAAATGTGAAAACATCAATTCTCATTCCTCCTGAAAAACGTCCGACTTTTACCCAATTTCGCTACTGGTATGAAACTGAAAATAGTAATTTAGAGAAAACAATTACTACTCGAAAAGGATCTAAAAGATATGCGTTAGAAAATCGAGCCCTTTTAGGAACCTCGAAACAGGAAACCATTGGACCTGGTTCTCGATATCAAATTGATGCGACAGTTGCGGATATTTATTTACTGTCTAAATATCAGCGTAACTGGATTATTGGACGACCTGTTGTGTATGTAGTTATTGATGTCTTTAGTCGCATGATTGTGGGGGTATATGTAGGATTAGAAGGACCTTCATGGTTAGGTGCAATGATGGCTTTAGTGAATGCAGCAACTAATAAAGTTTCATTTTGTCGGGAATTTAAGATTAATATTACTGAGGAAGAATGGCCTTGTTATCACATTCCTGAATGTCTTTTAGGAGATAGAGGTGAGTTAGTTGGAATGACAGTAGAGACTATAATTCCTAATTTATTTATTCGGGTAGAAAATGCAGCCTCTTATCGAGCAGATTGGAAGGGTTTAGTTGAAAGACATTTTCGAGTCATTCATGAACGAGTTAAACCATTTTTACCAGGATTTATTGATACTGATTTTAGGCAAAGAGGAGCGAAAGATTACCGTTTAGATAGTCGTCTCGATATTGACCAATTCACTGAAATCATTATTGAGATTATTCTTTACCATAATAGCCATGAGTTAAAGAGCTATAATCGAGATGAGCAGATGATTGCTGATGATATAGTTCCTATTCCTATTGAGTTATGGAAGTGGGGAATTAAGAATCGTTCAGGTAAGTTAAGAACGATTAATGAAGATATTATAAAACTGAATTTAATGCCGACAGAAAAAGCTAGAATTACAGAAAGAGGTATTCGCTTTAAATCCATGTATTATAGTTGTGAAAAAGCGATTAATGAGATGTGGTTTGAAAAAGCAAGAAGTAAGCTTTTATCCAAGGAAGAAAAATCTTTGAAAATTGCCTATGATCCTCGACAAATGGATTTCATTTATTTACCTTCTCCAGATGGTCGGGACTTTGAAAAATGTTATTTAATTGATCCAGATGAACGCTATGCTCATAAAACAATTTATGATGTAGAATATTTATTAGCTTATGAAAAGTTACAACAACAGAAACGAGAAGGCAAGCAGCTACAAAATGAAGTTGATTTAATGGCTAAAATAGAAAGTGTTGCTAGTCGTGCTAAACAAGAAACGGAAAAATACCAATATAAAAGTGAGAGCAATTTACAGAAAACATCTGGTATTCGAGAGCATAGAGCAGCCGAAAAAAACAGCGTAGGGAAGTAG
- a CDS encoding ISAs1 family transposase, with protein sequence MTKGFQRSVKTEEKHKPSQKKSQVLKDSLSQNLVLGQKKVNDKSNEITAIPALIEMLEIESSIITIDAMGCQKEITSLIRKKKGDYIITLKANQKSLRQEIKEWFKIAEAEEFKDREHSYYQEIETGHHRIEKREVIAVSVSSLPCLHNQDLWTELKTVVMVKSERRLWNKTTTEVRFYISSVEKNSQKIATAIRSHWEIENSLHWTLDVTFSEDKSRIRTR encoded by the coding sequence ATGACTAAAGGCTTCCAACGCTCTGTAAAAACCGAAGAAAAACACAAACCTTCTCAAAAAAAATCCCAGGTTTTGAAAGATAGTTTGAGTCAAAATTTAGTTTTAGGGCAGAAAAAAGTTAATGATAAATCTAACGAAATTACTGCTATACCTGCATTGATAGAGATGTTAGAAATTGAGAGCAGCATCATTACTATAGATGCTATGGGATGTCAAAAAGAGATAACTTCCTTAATTCGTAAGAAGAAAGGAGATTACATTATCACCTTAAAAGCTAATCAAAAATCTCTTCGTCAAGAAATAAAAGAATGGTTTAAAATAGCAGAGGCAGAAGAATTTAAAGACAGAGAACATAGTTATTACCAAGAAATAGAAACCGGGCATCATCGAATAGAAAAAAGAGAAGTAATTGCTGTTTCTGTATCTAGTTTACCTTGTCTTCATAATCAAGACCTTTGGACTGAATTAAAAACAGTTGTTATGGTAAAAAGTGAAAGACGGTTGTGGAATAAAACAACAACTGAAGTCCGTTTTTATATTAGTAGTGTAGAAAAAAATTCCCAAAAAATAGCGACAGCGATTCGGAGTCATTGGGAGATTGAAAATAGTTTACATTGGACATTAGATGTAACATTTTCTGAGGATAAAAGTCGAATACGCACGCGATAA
- a CDS encoding heteromeric transposase endonuclease subunit TnsA, with translation MLTTRRQWTQTKFERYQKEGRGQGIGQNYVPWIKIQDFPSQGRSHRIPGWKTGRIHHLLSDQEKRTFYLFEWSDAVIDIREQYPLLDLDLAMSIADEMNIKYPEDPENHTPYVLTTDFMITIEREGQPIQVARTVKSTKDLEKKRTAEKLELERRYYLSKNIDWGIITEKGISRIFASNVEWVHPNYQLESTAHADLVELRRIAITLKEKLSTDSTTITKITASLDKEMNLEAGTALSLFKHLVARKQIIVDMFNSKISSSLSTQSIQNIVWDDYE, from the coding sequence ATGCTTACGACAAGGCGACAGTGGACTCAAACCAAATTTGAACGATACCAAAAGGAAGGTCGTGGCCAGGGGATAGGACAAAACTATGTCCCCTGGATTAAAATCCAAGACTTCCCGTCTCAGGGTCGTTCTCACAGGATTCCAGGTTGGAAAACTGGACGAATACACCACCTACTATCAGATCAGGAAAAACGGACATTCTATCTATTTGAATGGTCTGATGCAGTCATTGACATTAGAGAACAATATCCGTTACTGGATCTCGATTTAGCAATGAGTATTGCTGATGAAATGAACATTAAATACCCAGAAGATCCAGAGAATCACACTCCTTATGTGTTGACCACGGATTTTATGATAACGATAGAACGGGAAGGACAACCTATTCAAGTAGCAAGAACTGTTAAATCGACAAAGGATTTAGAAAAAAAACGAACAGCAGAAAAATTAGAATTAGAGAGAAGATATTATCTGTCCAAAAATATCGATTGGGGAATCATTACAGAAAAAGGAATTTCTAGGATTTTTGCTAGTAATGTAGAGTGGGTTCATCCGAATTATCAGTTAGAATCAACTGCTCATGCAGATTTAGTAGAACTCCGTCGCATTGCTATTACCTTAAAAGAAAAGTTAAGTACAGATAGTACAACTATTACAAAAATAACGGCTTCTCTTGATAAAGAAATGAACTTAGAAGCAGGAACAGCTTTGTCATTATTTAAGCATTTAGTAGCTCGAAAACAGATTATTGTAGATATGTTTAATTCAAAAATATCAAGTAGTTTATCGACTCAATCTATTCAAAACATTGTGTGGGATGATTATGAGTAA
- a CDS encoding ATP-binding protein, with product MESKDFTNKYDYYNWIEIPDGTRAAVSKYRQFKQIEYNNNPIIEALPPIFSQAEFVDLATRLPLYDPLERQLEAQDRFHCIERLSRYFDPLSITIDLQQTICVLLMSGYISRNPLQPEYARRSRQIYGSIQAKDGHNLEQYVTVPTTASGLTIIGESGLGKSTNLANILDIYPQVILHPQYNVTQIVWLKVDCPHAGSLKGLCTDIFLAVDRLLGTNHFKKFGSKGNSEDYMLAQVAQIAHTHHLGLLVIDEMQNLANARRGRDDLLNFLVKMDNIIGIAVIRVGTNEAEPILTGNFRNARRGTGEGAVRWKRMENNGNWQFFVEGMWDYQWTKTEVLYSEEISDALYEETQGIIDIVIKLYKMVQWRAISLGDDEIITVDLIQQVAQEGLYLVKPMLDAIRSGNLVQMKKYRDIAPVDISDYREKCLNDINFEDLAELRRIRRNNKQSATLSPLLKQVIVELLELEVEPTLAKRLGERMVNENPQETDISKLVNQAYKIALQGEAFKGNKSRKPQSKGKLNPNYVENDMRKILEEAKNNQIPVYEPLVEAKIIKDSPEVDFFLI from the coding sequence GTGGAAAGTAAAGATTTTACCAATAAATATGACTATTATAATTGGATAGAAATTCCTGATGGTACACGCGCTGCTGTGTCTAAATATCGTCAGTTTAAGCAGATAGAATATAATAATAATCCTATTATTGAAGCTTTACCACCGATATTTTCTCAAGCTGAATTTGTAGATTTAGCCACAAGATTACCGTTATATGACCCTTTAGAAAGACAATTAGAAGCACAAGATAGGTTTCATTGTATTGAGCGATTATCTCGCTATTTTGACCCCCTTTCTATCACCATTGATTTACAACAAACTATCTGTGTTTTATTAATGAGTGGTTATATTTCTCGGAATCCTTTACAACCAGAATATGCAAGACGTTCAAGACAAATTTATGGGTCAATTCAAGCTAAAGATGGTCACAATTTAGAACAATATGTGACAGTTCCTACGACTGCTTCAGGACTAACTATTATTGGAGAATCAGGGTTAGGAAAGTCAACAAATTTAGCGAATATTCTTGATATTTATCCACAAGTGATTCTTCATCCTCAATATAATGTGACTCAAATTGTTTGGTTAAAGGTAGATTGTCCTCATGCGGGTTCTTTGAAAGGGTTATGTACGGATATTTTTCTCGCTGTTGACAGGTTATTAGGGACAAATCACTTCAAAAAATTCGGTTCTAAGGGTAATTCTGAGGATTATATGTTAGCGCAAGTGGCACAAATTGCCCATACTCATCATTTAGGGTTATTAGTGATTGATGAGATGCAAAATTTAGCTAATGCGAGGAGAGGACGGGATGATTTACTGAATTTTTTGGTGAAAATGGATAATATTATTGGTATTGCCGTGATAAGAGTGGGAACCAATGAAGCAGAACCGATTTTGACAGGAAATTTTAGGAATGCGAGACGGGGAACAGGAGAAGGTGCAGTACGCTGGAAACGGATGGAAAATAACGGAAATTGGCAGTTTTTTGTCGAGGGAATGTGGGATTATCAGTGGACAAAAACTGAGGTTCTCTATTCTGAGGAAATTAGTGACGCACTCTATGAAGAAACCCAAGGAATCATCGATATTGTGATTAAATTATACAAAATGGTGCAATGGCGAGCTATTTCTCTGGGTGACGATGAAATAATCACGGTTGATTTAATTCAGCAAGTTGCACAAGAGGGGTTATATCTGGTGAAACCGATGTTAGATGCGATACGTTCGGGGAATCTGGTACAAATGAAAAAGTACCGAGATATTGCCCCTGTAGATATTTCTGACTATCGAGAAAAGTGTTTAAATGATATCAATTTTGAGGATTTAGCAGAATTAAGACGCATCAGACGCAATAATAAACAGTCAGCAACTCTGTCTCCTCTGCTTAAGCAAGTGATTGTGGAATTACTAGAGTTGGAGGTTGAACCCACTTTAGCGAAACGGTTGGGGGAAAGGATGGTTAATGAAAATCCCCAGGAAACGGATATTTCTAAGTTAGTTAATCAAGCGTATAAGATAGCATTACAAGGGGAAGCATTTAAGGGCAATAAATCAAGAAAACCGCAGTCCAAAGGTAAATTAAATCCGAATTATGTTGAAAATGACATGAGAAAGATTCTAGAGGAGGCTAAAAATAATCAAATTCCTGTTTATGAACCGTTGGTAGAAGCAAAGATTATTAAAGATAGTCCTGAAGTCGATTTTTTCTTAATTTAG
- a CDS encoding IS701 family transposase, whose protein sequence is MVKPRPPRPTVQFVDTYCELYRDLFVEVRAYESFKYLQLGLISELKRKSLPAIAKVVGLKNGQGLHHFISQSPWQACDLEKRRREIMVIIDETGDKKKGEKTDYVKRQYIGNLGKIEKGIVSVNAYGYCEGMTFPLKFKIFKPKERLKEGDKYQTKPELGAELVKEIQEMGFNIKRVLADSLYGESHSNFISILEKLGIEYAVGIRSNHGVWLPKGQIVRANRWRAYKNIRWNGQEETRYIREIIYGKRREVQDWQITTDKETVPDDSTWFVMTKIPSLNYKEVGDIYKIRAYEEQGFRNSKNELGWADFRLTNYADIQKWWELVMCAYLLVCLHHDIFNPSVAPIPNCYQQHDLWDSEKGWKNQLNNLQLILQPFICFNLILRWLKIFPIPQLSLGFPRLIAKFNDFDCLRYLVYCWHDFCYSSA, encoded by the coding sequence ATGGTTAAGCCTCGTCCACCGCGACCAACGGTTCAATTCGTAGATACATACTGTGAATTATACAGAGACTTATTCGTAGAAGTCAGAGCTTATGAGTCCTTTAAATATCTTCAGTTGGGACTAATAAGTGAGCTAAAAAGAAAGAGTTTACCAGCTATAGCTAAGGTGGTAGGATTAAAAAATGGACAAGGATTACACCATTTTATTAGTCAATCGCCTTGGCAAGCTTGTGACCTAGAGAAAAGAAGAAGAGAAATTATGGTAATAATAGATGAGACAGGAGATAAAAAGAAAGGAGAAAAGACCGATTATGTCAAGAGACAATATATCGGCAATTTAGGAAAAATTGAAAAGGGGATAGTATCGGTGAATGCCTATGGGTATTGCGAGGGAATGACTTTTCCGTTAAAGTTTAAAATCTTTAAACCGAAAGAGAGATTAAAAGAGGGAGATAAGTATCAAACAAAACCAGAACTAGGAGCAGAATTAGTGAAAGAAATTCAAGAGATGGGCTTTAATATAAAAAGAGTATTAGCTGATAGTTTGTATGGGGAAAGCCATAGTAACTTTATTAGTATTTTAGAAAAATTGGGAATAGAATATGCAGTGGGAATCCGCAGTAATCATGGGGTATGGCTACCCAAAGGACAAATAGTAAGAGCTAATAGATGGAGAGCTTATAAGAATATCAGATGGAATGGTCAAGAAGAAACTCGTTACATTCGAGAGATAATTTATGGCAAAAGAAGAGAGGTGCAAGACTGGCAAATTACCACCGATAAAGAAACTGTTCCTGATGACTCAACTTGGTTTGTTATGACCAAAATTCCGAGCCTTAATTATAAAGAAGTTGGCGATATTTACAAAATACGAGCTTATGAAGAACAAGGATTTAGAAACAGTAAAAATGAGTTAGGATGGGCAGATTTTCGCTTGACAAACTATGCAGATATACAAAAATGGTGGGAATTAGTGATGTGTGCCTATCTCCTGGTTTGTCTACATCATGATATTTTTAACCCTTCCGTTGCTCCCATCCCTAACTGCTATCAACAACATGACTTATGGGACTCAGAAAAAGGCTGGAAAAATCAGCTAAATAACCTTCAGTTGATTTTACAGCCTTTTATCTGTTTTAATTTGATTTTAAGATGGCTGAAAATTTTTCCTATCCCTCAATTATCGTTAGGTTTTCCTAGGCTTATTGCCAAATTTAATGACTTTGATTGTTTACGATATTTGGTTTATTGTTGGCATGACTTTTGTTATTCTTCTGCCTAG
- a CDS encoding TniQ family protein: protein MLSFFPIPYPDELFYSVMCRYHVRSGNRSFRQTKLDLFNTVGSKQYYLGLPNSLATLVHQLPFGSSLTINQLLQEHTLFPYYRTFLTNREVKRLRELMEGKESKSIAQVAKIPKLRLYYPEYLRFCPQCLAEDLQQYGETFWHRNHQISGIRGCLTHRVGLQNSRVLVSEMGKGFIAADENNCVGDGVSYDEEVLQGLWEFSKVIEEKMKYKGGFKGLEGLMDEYKESLMSLGLLEEKRLAEAMLKRYGEGVLRVIHPEMMDNLGEYVSGCLLGCDMKSA, encoded by the coding sequence ATGTTGTCTTTTTTCCCAATTCCTTACCCTGATGAACTGTTCTACAGTGTGATGTGTCGTTATCATGTCAGGAGTGGAAACCGTAGTTTTCGACAGACAAAGCTTGATTTATTCAATACGGTAGGAAGTAAGCAATATTATCTCGGATTACCGAATAGTTTGGCTACTTTAGTCCATCAGTTACCCTTCGGTTCCAGTTTGACGATTAATCAGTTATTACAAGAGCATACCCTTTTCCCCTATTATCGGACATTTTTGACTAATCGTGAGGTGAAACGGTTACGGGAGTTGATGGAGGGAAAGGAAAGTAAATCTATCGCACAAGTAGCGAAAATACCCAAGTTAAGGCTTTATTATCCTGAATATTTGCGATTTTGTCCCCAATGTTTAGCGGAAGACTTACAGCAGTATGGGGAGACATTTTGGCATCGAAATCATCAAATTTCGGGGATAAGGGGGTGTTTAACCCATCGAGTAGGGTTGCAAAATAGTCGGGTGTTGGTGTCAGAAATGGGGAAAGGTTTTATTGCTGCGGATGAGAATAATTGTGTAGGGGATGGAGTGAGTTATGATGAGGAGGTTTTGCAGGGTTTATGGGAGTTTAGCAAAGTGATTGAGGAGAAGATGAAATATAAAGGCGGTTTTAAGGGGTTGGAAGGGTTGATGGATGAGTATAAGGAGAGTTTGATGAGTTTGGGGTTATTAGAGGAGAAGAGGTTAGCTGAGGCGATGTTAAAGCGGTATGGGGAAGGGGTGTTAAGGGTGATTCATCCTGAGATGATGGATAATTTGGGGGAATATGTATCAGGGTGTTTGTTGGGGTGTGATATGAAATCCGCTTGA